The DNA region gtatcctcccagaccagggcttgaacctgtgtcccctgcattagcaggcagactctcaactactgcgccaccagggaagcccctgcattttCACCTTTAACCAATTCAGTGTGTCCAATTTCCACtcaaaaacattttctcccagagCGCAGACCATTGATGCATCTCTGCCGTTGTGGTTGAGATATCCAAGGCAAAATAACCCACCAGTGATGGCTGGCAGCAGAATCCTAAAAAGAACCCACATCCAGCCATTCTGATGTGTCCTTGGCTGAAAATGTGTAGCGTCCTGGTTAAATGCGTCCTGATTGCTTTTAGTTCCTGGGCAACTGCTTGTTATAAATTTGCAAAACTGATGGGAAAGCAACAGTGAGTCGAAGGAGAAGGTTGGAGCAAGCAATTTCCCTAAATAAACTCGGAGCTCTGGAATGTTTGATGGAGGAATACCTGCCTTCCACACAGCAAAAGGAGGCGAGCTTGAGCCCTGGCGCTCAGCGAGGTGGTGATTTACTGTGGTCACACATTCATAACCCAGAGGCTGCACTGGACAGATCTGTCTTTGTTCTGGAAGGAACAAGAACCTAGAGAAAATTCTCATCCTTACCCATGGGCTCTTTAATAGGTCAGTTTTCTGGTCATCAGTGACTGTCACTGGCCAGGAACCTGATTGACATGCACgtcctcttcttccccttctttccatCTTCCTCCCCACCGGGTGGGCCTTCTCCTCTGTCCTGCCCCTCCTCGTGGGGTGCAGCTGCATGTTGCAGCCACGCCCCACCGAGCGAGCTCCTCCCCAGATGGGATGGTTCTGAGTATCCGTCAAGATTCCAGgctaaatatttatagttttgtttcACCGAAATGGCATCTTGATGCAGTTACTGTTTTTCCCCAGTAAATCATATAAAAAGCTCAGAAAAGGccactgtggtaggcagaataatgctccCCGCTTCCCCGAAAGATATGCACGTCCTAGTCCCCAGAACTTGGGAATTTACTCCACGTGGCAAAAAGGACAATGAAGTGTGATTAAGCATCTTGATATGTGAGATTCATGGTGGGCCCAAGGCGTCTTTGCACAAGAaaaggcaggagggtcagagtccaTATGCAGGAGATATGATGACATACACAGAGAGTGATGTttcactgctggctttgaagatggaagacaGGGCCACAAGACAGGGAAGGAGGTGGTGTCTAGAAGCTGGATAAGGCAAGCAAACCGagcctcagagcctccagaaggaagcaaTGCGGCCGAAACCTTGATtgaggacttctgacctccagaactgagataataaatttgcattgctttaagccactaaacttgtggtaatttgttacagcagcagtaggaaaccaACAATGGCCACAGATGAATTTGGACATAGTAATTGCAGACATCAGTCCGTTTCCGGTGTTGGCCGTCACTGGAATGAGCGGGGGCCCCCGTGCTCAgctgtttacatttaaagttatcatacccattttgtagatgaggctGGCAGTCCTGAGAACCAAGCTTGCCTGgtagaagtggggaggggcacacTGGGCCTCCAGCCCTGCTGCCAGGTGAGTCGCATCTCACACCTTACAGAAGAGCTGGCTAATGGCAGGTGGATGGGCCTGGGCCAGACCGAGGCAGGGAGCCATCAGGGCATGGCTCCGGGGGCCTGGTGGTCAGGAGTGGAGGAGGGATCCTGGGGACTGGGCAGCTGAGCAACTGGGGTGTCCCTGTTGCTTGAGGGAGGGGCCACTGAGGTCCCAAGCCAGGGGTGAAGGTACTCCAGCAGTGGCGAGGAGGGAGGGTGCCGGGgagcagagagaggcagggaagcaGGTCTCTGGAGTGTCGTGGGTGCTGAGCGTAGGGACAGGAGGCTCCAGTGTTCTCATGGCCTGTGTCATtcctcctgcccctttccctgGACTGCcgagagtgggggccactcactAGGCATCCATCCTGGGGTCAGCATTCTTGGGGAACTGCAAACCTTCATTCTCTTCTGCTCTTCCAGATCCCACAACCTGGACACCGTGTTGTGGGCTGGCCTCGGGACGCAGCCTTGGGCCCAGAGCTCTCGGCAGGAAGGCAGCCCCAAGGTAGACCCCCAGGGAGCCCACAGGGGCCAGGCGGAGAGGCACAAGACAGAGCTGAGGCCCCTGGAGGAGGACCCAGCCGAAGGACACCCCTCTCAGTGGGGGAGACCTGCATGGAGGGACCGTGGCCGGCAGGACAGCTCCCCTGGGTGTGAGCCCCACTGCAGGGACTGTCAGAGTGCAGGAGCTGGACGCCTGGTGCAAGAGCCGCGTGGCCCCACCTCCTCTCCGGACCCCGACCTGGTCATCCCCAGGGGCCGCATGCCGGGCAGGGCCTCTGTCCGTGCCCAGCGGGTGCCAGGGCCTCCAGCCAGAACTCCTTCCTGGTGCAGCATCCCAGGACACCCCCTGGGGAGAAGGCCCCCGCGTGTGACCACCGTGGGGCCCAGGTGCTGCACTGGAGCTGCCCCCGCGTGTGACCACCGTGGGGCCCAGGTGCTGCACTGGAGCTGCCCCCGCGTGTGACCACCGTGGGGCCCAGGTGCTGCACTGGAGCTGCCCCCGCGTGTGACCACCGTGGGGCCCAGGTGCTGCACTGGAGCTGCCCCCGCGTGTGACCACCGTGGGGCCCAGGTGCTGCACTGGAGCTGCCCCCGCGTGTGACCACCGTGGGGCCCAGGTGCTGCACTGGAGCTGCCCCCGCGTGTGACCACCGTGGGGCCCAGGTGCTGCACTGGAGCTGCCCCCGCGCTGCGCTGTGCGAGGTCCGCTCGGACTGCCCCCCGCGCACACATCCCTGTCCCAGGACCCTGCCGCCGGCCTCTCTCCAGCAGAGTCCCTTCGTGGAGCTTCCTGCCGCGGGCCGGCACAGCGAGGCCTGTACCCGAATGTCCCCGCTGGCCCCTCAGGAGTTGCTGCAGGCGGCAGAGGAGCCCCTTCCGTGCGCCCGGTGCGGAAAGCGCTTGGGCCCCAACGAGCAGCGGATGGGACGAGGGACCCCGATGTGTCCTAGGTGCGACCAGGCCTCGGGTCCTTTCCCCCATGAGCCCGGCCGCCCGGCCCAGCAGCTGTACGCCTGCGTCGAGTGCGGCAAGGCCTTCACGTGCACCTCAAGACTGCTGCAGCCCGAGGGCATCCACACGGGTGAGCGGCCCTACGTGCGCTGACTGCGGCCAGGCCTTCGTGCGCTGCTCCGGCCTCCAGGGCCACCAGAAGACGCACTCGGCCGAGCACCGCAACCGCGCCGCGGCCCTGGCCACGCGGGCCTTCCGGCCGAGGTGCTCGCCGCGCCGGGAGAAGCCCCATGAGTGCACCGAGTGTACCAAGGCACTCGGCCTGCTCTCGCACCTGGCGGAGCACCGGCGGCGCGCGCACACCGGCGAGCGGCCCTACGGCTGTCCCGAGTGCGGCAAGACCTTCCGGGGCTGCTCCGAGCTGCACCAGCACGAGCGCCTGCACTCGGGGGAGAAGCCCTGCATCCGCGCCGACTGCGGCCGGGCCTTCGTGCGCAACTGCAGCCTCGCGCGCCCGGCGCGCGCACACCGGCGAGCGGCCCTACGCGTGCGGCCGCTGCGGCCGCGCCTTCAGCCAGCGCTCCAACCTCCACGAGCACCAGCAGCGGCCCGCGGGCGGCGCGTTAAACCTCGCCTCGCGCACACGGCGTCCACAGGTGTCCCCCACTTGAAGCTTCCTAGGGGGCTTCAGTAGCCCTCGGTCGCCTCGGGGGTGTCTGCACACCCTCTGGTGTAGCTGggccccccccacctcccttagATCTGGCGAGGCCTCCGCCTCTGACCTCCCTGGCCTCGGGAGTGGGACCCTGCACACCTCGTGCACCTACCCGAGGCCGCTGGCCGGGGGCTTCTGGGGCTGGGACTCTGCCTGCCCACCGCCCGGCGGTTCAGTGGTCGCCGTGGAGAGGGCTCTGCTGGGGGGGGATTCCCTGGCAACCTTGGGCTGGTCTGTGATTGGCAGGTGGGGATGTCACGTTACATCAAAGCCAGGGGGTCCTTCCCACCCCGAGCGCTCGTCTCCTCCTGTCGGGACGCCAGGCTGGACTACGTCTCCCAGAAGCCCCTGCGGCGCGGGCGCAATCAAGGAGGGAGACTTGAAGGTGTGGCTACACCTGCCCGAGGCCATCACTTACGTGGAGTCCAGCCGAGACCCGGAGCAGCGTGTTTCTTTCCTAGCTGTATGTATGGTTATGTTTGTATATGATTCTAATttactccccaccccatcctccacaCTCTTTCCAAAGTGAAACTCCGAGGACTCTCCACTCCAGAAGCCAAGGTTTGCGCACACTCATTGCAGGCCGGGCACCGTGCTGGGCACTCTGCCCTTAATCACCCCTTTGGATCCTCACCTTAActgagggtggggggcagggaagacTCTCAACCATATCAGG from Balaenoptera musculus isolate JJ_BM4_2016_0621 chromosome 19, mBalMus1.pri.v3, whole genome shotgun sequence includes:
- the LOC118884953 gene encoding zinc finger protein 837-like — translated: MSPLAPQELLQAAEEPLPCARCGKRLGPNEQRMGRGTPMCPRCDQASGPFPHEPGRPAQQLYACVECGKAFTCTSRLLQPEGIHTGERPYVR